CGACTTGAGCCGGGCGAGCGCCCGCTTGGTGGCGCCGACGGGAGCCACCCCGACGCGCTCGTTGCCGAGCAGGAACTTCGCGATCGTCCAGCCCTGGCCCGGGTCGCCGACCATCAGGTCGCCTGGGACGCGGACGTCGGAGAACCACACCTCGTTGACCTCGTGGCCGCCGTCGATGAGCTCGATCGGACGCACCTCGACGCCCGGCGACGTCATGTCGATGAGCAGCATCGAGATGCCGGCCTGCTTCTTCACCTCGGGGTCGGTGCGCACGAGGGTGAAGATCCAGTCGCCGTACTGGCCGAGCGTGGTCCAGGTCTTCTGCCCGTTGACCACCCAGTCGTCGCCGTCGCGCACCGCAGAGGTGCGCAGGCTGGCGAGGTCGGAGCCCGCGTCGGGCTCGGAGAAGCCCTGCGACCACCAGATGTCGAGGTTCGCCGTCGCGGGCAGGAACCGCTCCTTCTGCTCCTGCGTGCCGAACTGCGCGATCACCGGGCCGATCATCGAGGCGTTGAAGGCGAGCGGCAGCGGCACGCCGGCGCGTTGCATCTCCTCGTGCCAGAGGTGACGCTGGAGGTCGGTCCAGTCCTGCCCGCCCCACTCGGTGGGCCAGTGGGGCACCGCGAGGCCCTCGGCGTTGAGGATGCGCTGGCTCTCGACGATCTGGTCGTGCGAGAGGTGGCGACCCGCCAGGACGGTGTCCCGGATCTCCTGCGGCACCTTGGTGGTGAAGAGCTCGCGCATCCGGGTGCGGAACTCCGCGTCGGTCGGGCTCAGCTCGAGCTGCATGTGGCTCCTCGGTCGAAGACGGGTCAGGCCGGCCGCCCCATCATGGCGCGGCCGGCCTGAGCCTGGGCAACGGGTGGGTCCGTGTCGTGTCAGCCGGCGCTGGAGGTGGCGTCGCTGTCGAGCGTCACGGTCGCCTCCTGGGGCTCGCCGCCACGGGTCCAGGTGACGCTCACCTGGTCCCCGGGACGGTAGGAGCGGATCGTCGCGACCAGCGAGTCGGCGCCGGTGATCTTCTTCCCGTCGACCGACGTGATCACGTCACCGGTCTTGATGCCCGCGTCGGCGGCGGTCGAGCCGGCGGTGACGTCGGCGATCTTCGCGCCGGCCTCGTCGTCGCCGACGCGGATGCCGAGGCGCGCGTGCGTGGGCGTCTCGCCCTGCGCCATCTGGTCCACGATCGGCATCACCTCGTCGATCGGGATCGCGAAGCCGAGGCCGATCGAGCCGGACTCGCCCGACGAGCCGTAGGCCGACTGCGAGGCCGCGGTGCGGATCGAGGAGTTGATGCCGATCACCGCTCCCGTCATGTCGACGAGCGGACCGCCGGAGTTGCCCGGGTTGATCGCGGCGTCGGTCTGGATCGCGGGGTACGTCGTGGAGTTGCCCTGGTCGTCGGAGCCCACGTTGACCGGTCGGTCGAGGGCGCTGACGATGCCGGAGGTGACGGTGGCGTCGAGCCCGAAGGGCGAGCCGATCGCCACCACGCCCTCGCCGACGCCGAGGTTGGCGGACTTGCCGATGGTGGCGGGGGTGAGGTCGGAGACACCGGAGGCCTTGATGACGGCGGTGTCGGTCAGCGGGTCGGTGCCGAGGATCTCGGCGTCGGCGCTGGTGCCGTCGTTGAAGTCGACCTTGAGCGTGCCGCCGTCCTCGGCGAGCTCGACGACGTGGTTGTTGGTGAGGATGGTGCCGTCGGCGGTGAGGATGATGCCGGACCCCGACGCCTCGCCCTGCTGGCCCGCGACGTTGATCTTGACGACGCTCGGCAGCACCTTCTGCGCGACCGACTCGACCGAGCCGTCGGCGGCGGGGGACTGGCTCTGGTTCGCCACGGTCGAGGTCGAGACCGGGCTGGCGCTCGAGGTCCCCGCCGGGTCGTCGTGGGTGGCGTCCCAGAACGCTGCGCCGCCGACGCCGGCGCCTCCGCCGACGAGCAGGGACGTCGCGACCACCGCGGCCGCCAGGCCGGTGCGTCGACGTCGCGGCGGGCGCTGCTGGGTGAGCGGGGCGGCCGGCGCGGGCCAGCCGGGGGAGTGCTGCCACCCGTCCGCGGGCTGCTGCGGGGTCGGACGGGAGGGGTCTGCCGGCTCGCCGGCACCGTTCTGGGGAGGGAATCCGTCGCTCATGACTCCACCGTGCGTCGCCTCCCTGTGGAAGCCCTGAGAGCGCGCTGGGAAGGTACGCAGACTCTCGGCCGACGTGCCTGCAAAATATTGCAGGCATTGCAACTGCTTGCTCCCGGCCCTAGTGTGACGCACGCCACGCTGACCGCCTTCTCGGGAGTACCTGTGCGTCGACCCACCCCCGCCCTCGTCGCCGCCGTCACGGCGCTCGCCACCCTCGTGCCCACGACGGGTGCGCTCGCCGCGCGGGAGGCCCCACCCGCGACCGTCACCCTCGCCGGCTCCCTGCAGGACGAGCTCGGCTGCGCGAGCGACTGGACGCCCGACTGCGAGGCCTCCGGCCTCACCCGCCAGGACGACGGCACGTGGGCGCTCGAGGCCGACCTGCCGGCCGGGGCGTACGGCTTCAAGGTGACCATCGACGGGTCGTGGGACGAGAACTACGGGGCGGGCGGCGCGGCCGGCGGTGCGGACGTGCCGCTCGTGCTGCAGCACCAGGCGCGGCTGCGGTTCAGCTATGACGACACCACGCACCGGATCGCCGTCGCGCTCGCCGAGCAGCCGGCCGCGGAGCCGACCGCCGCGGACCGGCGGCTGGCCGGCACCTCGCTGCGCACCCCGCTGACCCGCGAGAACTTCTACTTCGTGATGGCCGACCGGTTCGCCAACGGCGACCCGACCAACGACACCGGAGGGCTGACCGGCGACCGGATGACGACCGGTCTCGACCCGACCGACAAGGGCTTCTTCCACGGCGGCGACATCAAGGGCCTCTCCGACCGGCTCGACTACATCTCCGGGCTCGGCACCACCGCGATCTGGCTGACCCCGAGCTTCCAGAACCGGCCGGTGCAGGGCACGGGCGCCGACGCGAGCGCGGGCTACCACGGCTACTGGGTCACCGACTTCACCCGCATCGACCCGCACTTCGGCACGAACGCCGAGCTCAAGGCGTTCATCGACCGGGCCCACGCCCGCGGGATCAAGGTCTTCTTCGACATCATCACCAACCACACCGCCGACGTCATCGACTACCAGGAGCAGCAGTACGGCTACGTCGGCAAGGACGCCGAGCCCTACCGCGACGCCGCGGGACAGCCGTTCGACGACCGCGACTTCGCGGGCACGGACACCTTCCCCGACCTCGACGCCGCCGCGTCGTTCCCCTACACGCCGGTCTTCCGCACCGACGCCGACCGCACGGTCAAGGTGCCGGCGTGGCTCAACGACCCGACGAACTACCACAACCGCGGCGACTCCACGTTCGCCGGCGAGTCCTCGACCTACGGCGACTTCGTCGGCCTCGACGACCTGTTCACCGAGAAGCCCGAGGTCGTCGACGGGATGACCGACGTCTACCGCACCTGGGTCGACTTCGGCATCGACGGCTTCCGGATCGACACCGTCAAGCACGTCAACATGGAGTTCTGGCAGGAGTTCGCCCCCGCCATCCGTGACCACGCCGCCGCGACCGGCAACGACGACTTCTTCGCCTTCGGCGAGGTCTACGACGCCGACCCCGCCTACCTCTCGCGGTTCAGCACCGAGGGCCGGCTCGACGCCACCCTCGACTTCGGCTTCCAGGCGGCGGGCACCGGCTTCGCGAAGGGCGCCGCGACGACCCGGCTGCGCGACTTCTACGCCGGCGACGACTGGTACACCGACGCCGACTCCAACGCGTACGCGTCGCCGACCTTCCTCGGCAACCACGACATGGGCCGCATCGGCACCTTCCTGCAGGGCACCGACTCCGTGCTCGAGCGCGACCGGCTCGCCCACGCGCTGATGTACCTGACCCGCGGGCAGCCGGTCGTCTACTACGGCGACGAGCAGGGCTTCGTCGGCGACGGCGGCGACAAGGACGCGCGCGAGGACATGTTCGCCAGCGCGGTGCCGTCCTACAACGACAACGACCTGATCGGCACCGACGCCACCACCGCGCAGGCCAGCTACGACACCTCGCACCCGCTCTACCGCACCATCCGCGACCTGGCCCGGCTGCGGAAGACCTACCCGGCGCTCGCCGACGGCGCGCAGCTGCACCGCTACGCCTCCGACGACGCCGGTGTCTACGCCTTCAGCCGGATCGACGCGGGGGAGCGCCGCGAGTTCCTCGTCGCGCTCAACAACGCGACGACCGCCAAGACGGTCACCGTCGCGACCGAGGCCCGGCGCGGGTCGTTCGCGCAGGTGTGGCCCGCCGGCCGCGGCCGGCTGCGCACCGACGCCGAGGGCCGCACCGAGATCACGGTGCCCGCCCTGTCGGCGGTCGTCTGGCGCGCCGACGCCCGGCTGGAGCGCCGCCGCGAGGCGCCGGCGATCCACCTCGAGAAGCCGTCCGCCGGGGGCGTCGTCGGCGGGCGCTCGCCGATCACGGTCGGCGTGCCCGACGGAGGGTTCAACCAGGTGAGCGTCGCGTGGCGTCCGGTCGGTGCGACCGACTGGACCACGCTCGGCACCGACGACAACGCGCCCTACCGGGTCTTCCACGACGTCTCGTCGCTGGCGAAGGGCACGCTCGTGGAGTACCGCGCGGTGCTGCGCGACTCCAGCGGCAACCTGTCGGTGGCGTCGTCCTACGCCTCGGTCGGCGAGCCGGAGGAGGAGCCGACCCCGGGTGGCGGTGGCGGCGGCGGTCCGGTGACCCAGCCGTCCGCCGTGTCGGTGCCCGGCAGCCTCAACAGCGAGATGGGCTGCTCCGGCGACTGGCAGCCCGACTGCGCCGAGGCGCAGATGTCGCTCGACGCCGACGACCTGGTCTGGAAGCGGACCGTCGACCTGCCCGCCGGCGGCTACGAGTACAAGGCCGCGATCGACAACGCCTGGGACGAGAACTACGGCGCCGGTGGCGTGCCCGGCGGGGCCAACATCCCGCTCGACGTCGCTGCCCCCGGCCCGGTGACGTTCTACTACGACCACGCGACCCACTGGGTCACCAGCGACGCGCAGGGGCCGATCGTCACGCTCGCGGGCAGCTTCCAGTCCGAGCTGGGCTGCGCGGCCGACTGGTCGCCCGACTGCATGCGCGGCTGGCTGCAGGACCCCGACGTCGACGGCACCTACACCGCGTCGCTGGCGCTGCCGGCCGGCAGCTACGAGACGAAGGTCGCCCACGGGCTGTCGTGGGAGGAGAACTACGGCCAGGACGGCGCCCGCGACGGCGCGAACATCGGCTTCGACGTCCCCGCAGGAGGGGTGCAGGTGGTCTTCACTTACGACGTGGCCACGCAC
Above is a genomic segment from Nocardioides okcheonensis containing:
- the pulA gene encoding pullulanase-type alpha-1,6-glucosidase — translated: MRRPTPALVAAVTALATLVPTTGALAAREAPPATVTLAGSLQDELGCASDWTPDCEASGLTRQDDGTWALEADLPAGAYGFKVTIDGSWDENYGAGGAAGGADVPLVLQHQARLRFSYDDTTHRIAVALAEQPAAEPTAADRRLAGTSLRTPLTRENFYFVMADRFANGDPTNDTGGLTGDRMTTGLDPTDKGFFHGGDIKGLSDRLDYISGLGTTAIWLTPSFQNRPVQGTGADASAGYHGYWVTDFTRIDPHFGTNAELKAFIDRAHARGIKVFFDIITNHTADVIDYQEQQYGYVGKDAEPYRDAAGQPFDDRDFAGTDTFPDLDAAASFPYTPVFRTDADRTVKVPAWLNDPTNYHNRGDSTFAGESSTYGDFVGLDDLFTEKPEVVDGMTDVYRTWVDFGIDGFRIDTVKHVNMEFWQEFAPAIRDHAAATGNDDFFAFGEVYDADPAYLSRFSTEGRLDATLDFGFQAAGTGFAKGAATTRLRDFYAGDDWYTDADSNAYASPTFLGNHDMGRIGTFLQGTDSVLERDRLAHALMYLTRGQPVVYYGDEQGFVGDGGDKDAREDMFASAVPSYNDNDLIGTDATTAQASYDTSHPLYRTIRDLARLRKTYPALADGAQLHRYASDDAGVYAFSRIDAGERREFLVALNNATTAKTVTVATEARRGSFAQVWPAGRGRLRTDAEGRTEITVPALSAVVWRADARLERRREAPAIHLEKPSAGGVVGGRSPITVGVPDGGFNQVSVAWRPVGATDWTTLGTDDNAPYRVFHDVSSLAKGTLVEYRAVLRDSSGNLSVASSYASVGEPEEEPTPGGGGGGGPVTQPSAVSVPGSLNSEMGCSGDWQPDCAEAQMSLDADDLVWKRTVDLPAGGYEYKAAIDNAWDENYGAGGVPGGANIPLDVAAPGPVTFYYDHATHWVTSDAQGPIVTLAGSFQSELGCAADWSPDCMRGWLQDPDVDGTYTASLALPAGSYETKVAHGLSWEENYGQDGARDGANIGFDVPAGGVQVVFTYDVATHRLTISSRQAGAAPDLTKAKAQWVRRGLLAWDVPDAGSRRHRLHFSRAGDLAVDAEAVTGGSSVPLTLDPDGLPADVLEDFPQLDGYEAFRLDRSAQRRVREILTGQLAVASYDPGGALQDATGVQVPGVLDDVYADAARADLGVTWRGGRPTLAVWAPTAQAVSARVAGRTVPMRRRDDGTWQVTGPASWRGAAYTYDVTVFAPAAGAVVTNRVTDPYSVALTANSQASLVVDLDDPRLAPAGWSRDRAPRIAQPEDRNVYELHVRDFSIGDETVPAAERGTYLAFTRRDSAGMRHLRRLADAGLNTVHLLPAFDIATIEERRAAQATPDCDLRALPPDSPRQQECVGAIAGSDGFNWGYDPLHYTTPEGSYSTDPDGTPRTVEFRRMVQGLHGAGLQVVMDVVYNHTAASGQDPRSVLDRVVPGYYHRLSATGAVENSTCCSNTATEHRMMEKLMIDSVLTWARAYRVDGFRFDLMGHHSLENMTRLRAALDRLTVRRDGVDGKAVYLYGEGWNFGEVADDARFVQATQANLAGSGIGSFSDRLRDAVLGGGPFDEDPRVQGFGSGLYTDPNGADANGTSEEQLARLRHDEDLVRLGMAGNLADLRFRSSTGEEVVGSEVDYNGQPAGYAADPSETVTYVDAHDNETLYDSLALKLPVGTPMADRVRMSTVSLSTVALSQGVVFWHAGTDLLRSKSLDRNSYDSGDWFNRVDWQRRDNTFGSGLPPKADNESKWPFMRPLLADPALRPDAAAMDAAHAAAQDLLRIRTSSRLFRLGSLEAIQAKVSFLDTDPGVVAMLVDDTAGADADPRRDGVLVVVNASPEATTVAGTGAGWTLHDVQASGADAVVKGSTATADSVTVPARTTAVFER
- a CDS encoding acyl-CoA dehydrogenase family protein produces the protein MQLELSPTDAEFRTRMRELFTTKVPQEIRDTVLAGRHLSHDQIVESQRILNAEGLAVPHWPTEWGGQDWTDLQRHLWHEEMQRAGVPLPLAFNASMIGPVIAQFGTQEQKERFLPATANLDIWWSQGFSEPDAGSDLASLRTSAVRDGDDWVVNGQKTWTTLGQYGDWIFTLVRTDPEVKKQAGISMLLIDMTSPGVEVRPIELIDGGHEVNEVWFSDVRVPGDLMVGDPGQGWTIAKFLLGNERVGVAPVGATKRALARLKSEAADLMDDPLVRARVAELENDLLALELTALRVVAHSSDGAPHPASSVLKLRGSELQQAVSELALDLAGPASLAARADDDSPQEGWARRSAPTYLNLRKASIYGGSNEVQRQIISRTILGL
- a CDS encoding S1C family serine protease, whose translation is MSDGFPPQNGAGEPADPSRPTPQQPADGWQHSPGWPAPAAPLTQQRPPRRRRTGLAAAVVATSLLVGGGAGVGGAAFWDATHDDPAGTSSASPVSTSTVANQSQSPAADGSVESVAQKVLPSVVKINVAGQQGEASGSGIILTADGTILTNNHVVELAEDGGTLKVDFNDGTSADAEILGTDPLTDTAVIKASGVSDLTPATIGKSANLGVGEGVVAIGSPFGLDATVTSGIVSALDRPVNVGSDDQGNSTTYPAIQTDAAINPGNSGGPLVDMTGAVIGINSSIRTAASQSAYGSSGESGSIGLGFAIPIDEVMPIVDQMAQGETPTHARLGIRVGDDEAGAKIADVTAGSTAADAGIKTGDVITSVDGKKITGADSLVATIRSYRPGDQVSVTWTRGGEPQEATVTLDSDATSSAG